The genomic stretch CATAACAAACACCAGAAGGAGAGCATCAAGAGCGAAAGAGCAAACAACCTGTTTATTTGGGTCCTTGAGTTCTGTCGCTCTTGCACCAGATGCAAGGTTGTGCAGAATAAGGTCCCCACTCAAACTTATGGAAGCCAGGTGCTCATCTTTGCAATTGTACATAGCACCTGTTATTGGACTGGTATGACCCCTCAACCATTTAATGCAGCGCTTCCTCTGCAGATCCCATATTTTTACAACTTGACCACTTCCTCCAGAGCATATATATCTAGATCCCTTATTACTAAAGCTAATAGCCAATATAGATTCCtacaaaaaagatttaaaaaaagaaatcaacaatGACTTCTTGCAGTGGATCAAACCTTGCAAACAAGTAAACTGGATACAATGGATGCATGGTGTTTCAAAATGTAATGATGATTTTTCCACTCAAGGAATTCTATAAAGAGAGGCTTTACTACAAAAGAGCATGCATATGATGTGATGCAGGGAGCCTGTGGGGGATTGTATTTTACAGCATCCAACAGATCAAGGAATTTAAGGAAACCCTGCCCTCTGGTTGATCTGAGCACGCCTTTTCTCCATTTAAGTCCTAAACAGGTTGACACCTTTGTTGCTTGAAGCACACAACAGTTATCTTATGAAATGGACAGCTTTTTTGTATCTTcattactttttaaaagaaagaaacacatTAAGGTACTTTCTCAGATTTTTGTTCCATCAATTCAAGAGTTTACTTCCTTCAAAGTATCTAATGCATGATTTGGGGGAGGAACGCACTAAACATTGTGTAGCATGGAGTGGCAACTCACGTTTAGCTAGAGCACAAACGCATATTGATACCACACCTCACCTCTGGTAACTCACACATTCAAATTCAACCAACAACTTATGTATCCCAAGAAATGGTTTTTAAGCACCATCCATCCAATCTACcacaaacaattttttctttctaaactaATGAAGCAGTGGACTTCGACAAGAATTACCTCAATGCTGTCCCCGCTATCTGTCCCAGAAACTGGAATTGTACCCATGCTCTGCCCATTTTTCCTCCACAATGAAATCTTCTTATCTTCTCCAGCACTAGCCACCACTAAATCTGCAAAAACAGAACCGACAAATTCAGATCAATCCCTGCTTCCTAAAATCTGCAGTGCTAAAccatgaatattatttaattacgCAAAAATTCAACAACCCCCCTCGACTAgagttaatttgttaatttaataaataagaaaaggtGAAatgtaagaagaagaaaatcaaacttctgttctctctcttttctcgaacagccaaaaaaaaccctaattgatcCAAAAACCAGGAAATGAAGATTCAACcgtggagggaaaaaaaaagctctCGCAAATTAAGAGGAAAACGAAAATAAAGAGAATAGAGTGTGAGTGAAAGACTCACTAGTGTGATTCCACTTGACTGCGTTAACAAGGCAACCCGGAGTTGGTGTGTAACTCAAAGTACATGGATCTCCTGGTTCCACTGATACATCGAAAAGCTTCACGGTGTCGCCACCACTCGCCGCCAGTAACGCCATTGATGGATCCGCCAAGTTCATCATCCCTATttaaataagagagagagatgagagagacTTGAGAAGCAGAggagttttcttttattattattattattattttgaaatgggTGTTTGAAAACAAGGGAAATGAGAACCCTCCTCCCAACTCTTACTTGCTATAAGTTTAGAAAggagggaagagagagagagagagagagagagagagaaggttattaaaaatataaatttgaatgtaAGCGTAGAAGAGGTATTATTATTGCGTTgcatttgtatttgtttgtaagtGGGcgccttttgtttttgctttaatCATGACTGCTTGGGACTGGGACGGGGACAAGCCCCCTCTGCTCCTCTTCCTCTCACAAACCAGATCGATCCATAGTTTGCAAGTCatgctcttagttttttttgctTGCTCAAGCAATCTGAttgcttttatctttattttctcttacaAGTTATTATgcgctatttaaaaaaaaaagtggtagTAATTATGGGGTGAGTTATACATGCTACTAATATCTTTGAGACATTGGCTCCAAAATCTTCATCTCAAATTCCAATCCACGAGAAACACTTAGAATTTgccgtgttttttttatataaaaaaaaaatatatatatttttaaatcttttttttttttttttggatgatattaaaaataaataaataaattattttaatatatttattatcacaATATTAAGACTGCTCTCAAGCTTTAAGCAATTGCTAAACCAATCACCAGCCAGCGTAACtgggtgtttttgtttttcagaattttaattcattaatttaaaaatttttaaaaaaattactttttaatatcaacacaacggatcaaaataatatgaaaatattaaaaaattaaattaaaaaaatttaaaatttaaaaaatttaaaaaaatttttcaaCCCATTAAAAACAGAAAGTCTATTCAAAGTTTTTCTTCAAACAAAAATCTGTGCAAGCCTGCAAATACATGCCTGGCATTTGGGAAGCCACGAAATGATCTTGATAGGCCCAATCAGCTCATTCGtagttgaagaaaaataatcagCTAAACAAAATCTTGAACGGAGGACATTTCACATCTGTCACGACTCCTCCAGAATCATCTGGCCAAAAATGCTATTCCAGTTAAGGTGGTAGGTTCCGTCGTAAAAATAACACCTAATAGCCCACGATGAGCAAGAATATAATGCCACCATCTCTATTCTATATCGTTGGCTGGAGCATCAAATTTAATACGGTCCATGGCTGATCCACAGAACCTCAAACAGCACCAACATCATATCCAATCTCCACCTTGCCCAAACTAAGGTAGAATCCATGGACGATGACGTCAAAACCATCTCTTCTACAAAGACTTTCTCGATGGTTCAACAGCAGGAGGTGAAACCAGCAGCTAAAAATAAGCATGTCCTGGATCTATATCCAGGCAATGAAAATGGATGGCCGGTTAAACGATCCAGATGTCAATGCAAAGAACTCAAATCAGTAAGCAGAGCAGGAAAACTTAAAACTACTTTTATAGAGCTAAATGTGGCCAATTTTGATgcctaaacataattttaattaccAGGCCAAATATATGCACATATGCTGGAGTAAGAACTACAAAGAAAAGTTAAGAGACTACGAtcgataaaagaaaaaaagaaaagagaacagTTCCTTCTGACTTTTGACACACCCCACAGCATGCGCCTGCAGAACTGATTTGTTAAGCTTCTCCCCCACCGACCAGTAAATAATGCATGAGGAGTCGTGCCTGCATCTCCTAGAGTACCTGGAAATCTTCAATGCCAGTTCCCCTGCCAAAACAGGGAGGGAGAAAATCAGTGTAAAAATGGAGGATAGGGTAGGATGGTTTAGTTAAATGCCGAACAATTTATATGCTGGCAcagaggttaaaaaaaattggaaagttTTTACTAGCGGAATATAGAAGGATACGTTGAGTTTTTTATTGTATGAAATCATGaatatatcataaataattCTGCACAAGAGCATTTCCTACAGCTTTGCCTGTTtctatgaaatataaaatagatactGTGTGTTTCTTGAACAGCAACCCATTCCATGACCTGATATACAAAACAACTTTGACATTGGATAAACAAGATCCTATTTTTGCTATCATTATCCTGCAACCGACAAGTGGTGCGCAAAAGGTAATACATGTTGCTTAAGTTTTTCACCCAAATAATAGCATTTACATCCCCTGCTCATCAGACAGTAAAAATTGTCTGAAAATTCTGACAGAACACCTACAAATCAACCGCATCAAAACTGATGCCACATATTTACTGGCATTGCTAAGGCCAAAAAATTCACATCAATTTCCTTcataataaaaacacaaaggTGATTTCAAAACATGGCTAGATTGTGATCATGGTGTAGTTTAAACTCATAGCACAGACCAATCCACTCACATAGATTCCATCTTCTTGACAGTTGAAGCATCCTCGTTTTAAGGCATTGAGAAGCAAAAAAAGATGATGTTACATCAGATGACCAGACAAGATGATGCAATTGTCCAATATATAACTGAATACGACCCATTGCAGACACAAATTCTTAAACAAACACCAAGGGTCCACAAGTGCATGTACATATAAATGCTTTTCTCATATCAAAGTACTAGACAAACCAAAAGCTTATTAGTCATTCCTATTGTGATATCCTTCTTTCCCACAACCTTAGACAGTGGTCCAAGGaaattttttctagaaattaccttgtctttttcaaattatttttacttgaaacaAAGAACTGCTATCTGGGTCTCAATCTGAAGACAATCAAATACATggaaattgatttgaaaaaacagGCACAGGGGAGGAAAAAAGGAATTTACTAAATTGATTGGCCCTCGTGTAAAATCTCTAATATGACACATCTGTAAAAAATTACCACAAATTTTATATCTTGAATCTTGTTTCTGCATTTGTGCAGAAGATGACTTGTATCAAATAAATGGAACTCATTAAAATCAGGTAAGGaaataaacaaaactatgaACCCCAACAGAGCAACTGGGTTTGCAACAAGCCAGAAACATGCTTAAACACAATAATCTCCATATCAACGTCAAGATGCAATGTATTAAGCTGACCTTGGGTAAGACCAAGGACCGATAATATTGCAGCCATCACATTTTGTTTGGCATCATGAACTTGGCCTTTCTCTCTGCGGGCTTTAAAATTTGAAAGGAGCACAACAGATTTTCATCAACGCTCATCATAGCACCAGCATTATCAAATTCACCACAATAGTTGGGAGCTGAAAATATGGTAACAAGTTGCCTGTCGGCAAAGAATTCATACCCATCCTCCACAACCTagaccaaaacaaaaaagaatacaTGTCACTTCAATGTCCAAAAAGAGCATAAGATATGAACAGCTGAATAGGGTAGCTAAGTAAAAGTTGACAACCTGATGAGCACGACAGACAAGGTCTAAATCATGCTTTGTCAGAAATTCTTGCACCTTATCAGGACCAAAGGTGTATGAAACTCCTCTATCATTCATCCCCCATCCCTTAACATCTCTACAAGGATCTGACCAGAGTAAATCACAAAGCAAGCCAGTGTCTGGAACAGCAATTGGGCGAGGCAAGTTCCTAATTTGATCCaaattggtcaaatcaggggaaAGACCACCATGCATGCACAATATCTTGTCGTCTATCAAAGCAGCAACAGGGAGGCAGTTGAAACTGTCAGTGAAGGATTTCCATAGCCTCACATTAAACCGCCGCTTACATTCATCGTAAAATCCATATATCCGATTTATAGAAGCACATTCATGGTTTCCTCGTAGAAGAAAGAAGTTCTCTGGATATTTAATCTTATAGGCAAGCAAAAGGCATATAGTTTCCAAACTTTGCTTTCCTCGATCAACGTAGTCCCCTAAAAATAGATAATTGGCTTCAGGAGGAAAACCTCCATACTCAAAAAGTCTCAATAAATCACTATACTGCCCGTGAATGTCACCTGAAACACAGAGAAAAATCTCGACAAAGTCAGATAGAACAGATCCAGGCAACAACAGAACAGCACAGAAAGCAAACATCCAACAATGTCAACAGTTCACCCTCCGAGCTATTCGATAAGCTACATATTCCAAGGTGAATAAACGCCTATGATTATTTCAGATgccaattatttttcatattgcaTTGGCAGAAATAGAAATAGTGAAGACAGCAGAAATAGAAATAGTGAAGACAGCAGAATTTTCAACTGAACTTTGTTTACTTATCAAACATCACCAGTTCACAAGAGACTGGACACAGTGCCCAGGATTTTAGGCTTTTATATGCATTCAAGTTTTTCATTCAAAGAGAAAAGTTTACTCTTGGCTCCACggaagaaacagaaaaaatggcaggaaacaaagaaagcaaaaaaaaagcaTGTCCCCTTTTTTCCTAATAAAGTCTTTCACACTTCAaatcttatataaaaagaataataaaccATCAGGAAACCCACGCAAAACCTAGAAAATTTTGGGTACATTCAGCGTACCGCATATCTTGATGGGGGCTTCAAGCTCGAGCAGATTAGGTTGTTTAAGGAAAATATCACGAGAAGCAACACAGAGTTGCTTGATCTCAGCCTCCGATAGCTGAACTTGCTTGCCTGGTCTGGCTGATCGGACTTCTGTTAACCGTCTGATTATATCATCTAGTACGGCGAGGTCCATCGCCGTCTGCCCTTGCGTAGCCATCCGATCTCCCCTCCTCTTTCAACGGCTCTGGCTTTCTTTTTGCAAACAAACCCTAGATGTTCCCTTTTTTTAAACAGTCTTCTTCCTATTCTTTTTTCTAGTGTTGTGtggctttttaattttattttttttttaaaaggaaagcaAAAAAGGAGTGGttaataaaagagaaataaaaagagtgGAGATTTATTcgtattgttaatttttttatacatgttgaGGGGAGCTGTcacgaaaaacaaaaaaaaaataataaacaaacaaaccaaaactaaaACATGTCCACCGCagtaaaattactattttatttttgatgggCGATCTTAAATTTAGAgttataaaaatcttttttataaaacttatagtaattacattaaaaaaaatgcattaattaataattttatgtttttttttctacaatatAACTTTCAAATCAtccttatgaaaaaaaaatttgaattaagagcttttttggggttttcatatttttttatgcttatcaATTActtgaatatatttaaaaataaactctttttcttgtaGATCCAAggtcattttagtttttttgctaAGGTTTTTTTTGCAATTCTTATGTTGGTTTATGGATggtttagtattttaaaatgtttagattgatattaaaatttaaaagtggtTGGCAATGCATGGCAAGCGCCCGCATAGCACTGAATGCCACCTTTTAGGATGGCGTTCGATGAGCCTCACTATCTCTGTCATGATGGTGAGGCGCATGTTCTTTGACAGTATACAAGGAGCTCCAGCAATGagctttttctttccttccaatTTTCTCTCTCCCCTTCTAAAAAACCGTACTaaccattattaaaaaaaagaaaaagaagtctagttatttatttgttaagttAAATTAGGTCCTCGTTCTCTTGACTGCAAGTGTATTTGATCTTTAATTAGTTATTGcgaattaatttgtttctttaatttcttcccttaatgctttatttttataacaggTTTGgtgctcttttttttcaatttcacctatTTATACTTTGTTGttgtattaaatttgatatttattcttttaattgtaatattttttgtcttgaatcatttattaaattaatttgtttggatttcatcaatttattttaatatcaaatatgatCCTTGTTCTTTTAACTGTGATTTTTAGTtgttcttctcattttcttattggaattattttttaatttcatccattgatgattttgttttttttgtgtgtcaaatttggttcattttcttttaaaattattttttttaaagtttaccccaattattttgattagtttagaattttatattgttgtttttttctagtttgccCTTTACATTGTGATTTGCTCTCGTGATCCATGTCACAAATTCTGAAAGTTTGATCGGGTTAGCCTcggttatttttaattgttttttaaaatttcatcgaTCATCATTGAGTTCattgaaaattaggtttttttttttggttccttcgtggatttaatttttgttttatatcttGCCTTTCAagttcaatgtatttttatatttaaagtttgGCCCTTgatattttaatctttgatcTTGACTTTTTGCCTTTTatcacattttattttgtttttaatctcacTCTTAGATTTatgatcttgattttttatttttaaaagtcttgggttcttttttttttgtcatattgatttttttttcaattttttcccttcaattcaaaattttattttatcctctcAATTTTTCTTCAAACAAGGATTCTTATTcctttaattgctattttttatcctttattttttttattttatcattcgacATTTTATATATTGAGATCTAGTCTCCTTGGTCTTTCTTATTGTTTCTAAGTTTTGTCCAATAGTCAATTCAGGATAATTATCATGTTACAATTCGAGTGGGTTAGATTAAGTTAACCCAgtcaatcatatttttatttcataaaaaaagtcaaaatgataccatctttctttctttttttta from Populus alba chromosome 8, ASM523922v2, whole genome shotgun sequence encodes the following:
- the LOC118052251 gene encoding serine/threonine-protein phosphatase PP1 isozyme 4; the protein is MATQGQTAMDLAVLDDIIRRLTEVRSARPGKQVQLSEAEIKQLCVASRDIFLKQPNLLELEAPIKICGDIHGQYSDLLRLFEYGGFPPEANYLFLGDYVDRGKQSLETICLLLAYKIKYPENFFLLRGNHECASINRIYGFYDECKRRFNVRLWKSFTDSFNCLPVAALIDDKILCMHGGLSPDLTNLDQIRNLPRPIAVPDTGLLCDLLWSDPCRDVKGWGMNDRGVSYTFGPDKVQEFLTKHDLDLVCRAHQVVEDGYEFFADRQLVTIFSAPNYCGEFDNAGAMMSVDENLLCSFQILKPAERKAKFMMPNKM